In one Mycobacterium heckeshornense genomic region, the following are encoded:
- a CDS encoding DUF1918 domain-containing protein produces the protein MKANAGDWLVVKGRTNGQSEHRGLITEVHSADGSPPYMVRWIDTGREALVFPGPDAIVVTAAEQQSADERARSRFASVQATIVGRRSREG, from the coding sequence ATGAAGGCGAACGCCGGCGATTGGTTGGTGGTCAAAGGCCGAACCAACGGGCAGTCAGAACATCGTGGACTGATCACCGAAGTTCATTCGGCGGACGGTTCGCCGCCCTACATGGTGCGGTGGATCGACACCGGCCGTGAGGCATTGGTGTTCCCGGGGCCCGACGCGATCGTCGTCACGGCGGCTGAACAGCAATCGGCCGACGAACGGGCTCGGTCACGATTCGCTTCGGTGCAAGCAACAATCGTTGGCCGTCGGAGTCGTGAAGGCTAG
- a CDS encoding 3-oxoacyl-[acyl-carrier-protein] synthase III C-terminal domain-containing protein, whose protein sequence is MDAIIAAPGLPGYRAALATQLEVPAERITVAADEKIHTASLAAALHRTVDRLPAGSPVLLIAAGAGITAGAALYRQPHGPAPDEMG, encoded by the coding sequence ATCGACGCGATCATCGCGGCGCCTGGCCTTCCCGGCTACCGCGCCGCGCTCGCGACTCAGCTCGAGGTCCCAGCCGAACGGATCACCGTCGCAGCAGACGAAAAAATCCATACCGCCTCACTGGCAGCGGCATTGCACCGGACTGTCGACCGACTTCCGGCCGGCTCCCCGGTTCTGCTGATCGCTGCCGGCGCTGGGATAACCGCCGGTGCCGCGTTGTATCGCCAGCCACACGGACCGGCGCCTGATGAAATGGGGTAG
- a CDS encoding 3-oxoacyl-ACP synthase III family protein: MGTHWLVMDTSDGAATAPFITRVAGVGRCLPPTHLKTAELMSTTKHHTHIDLERLTGITERRISVGDEDSYSLATSAALDCLARAQQDPASIDVVINCSITKFRGGLTQWVEPSMSIAVVHAIGADQAMTFDISNACAGMLTGVTVLNNWIRQGTVQRGLVVSGEYISQLGCNAAKHIRSIMSKELASLTLGDAGAAILLERGQVGSAGIRLAGFTTVADYSRLCLAYPKGHDPGARMFTDSRAIHRAAMSNTPLLLHEVLDTVGISIHDIDHVITHQTSARAIRKGMAAVSAAFGEGPRHDAVITVDRYGNTASTTHTVALVEELEAGHILPGETVALIALASGLEIGIVLLSLDEDLVKRYGHSH, encoded by the coding sequence ATGGGCACCCATTGGCTGGTGATGGACACATCGGACGGGGCTGCCACGGCGCCATTCATCACACGTGTGGCCGGTGTGGGCCGGTGCCTGCCGCCCACACACCTGAAGACAGCTGAATTGATGTCCACCACAAAGCATCACACACACATCGATCTGGAGCGGCTGACTGGCATAACCGAGCGTCGCATCTCGGTCGGAGACGAAGACTCCTACAGCCTTGCGACGTCGGCAGCGCTCGACTGTCTCGCCAGGGCGCAGCAAGACCCGGCGTCGATCGATGTGGTGATCAACTGCAGCATCACCAAATTCCGCGGTGGTCTCACCCAGTGGGTGGAGCCGTCGATGAGCATTGCCGTTGTCCATGCGATCGGTGCTGACCAAGCGATGACGTTCGACATCTCCAACGCATGCGCGGGAATGCTGACCGGTGTCACGGTACTCAACAACTGGATTCGGCAGGGAACCGTCCAACGCGGACTGGTAGTCAGTGGTGAGTACATCTCACAGCTGGGCTGCAATGCCGCCAAGCACATCCGCAGCATCATGAGCAAAGAACTCGCGTCGCTGACCCTCGGCGATGCGGGGGCGGCGATTCTGCTTGAGCGGGGGCAGGTCGGCTCAGCCGGTATCCGGCTGGCCGGATTTACCACCGTCGCCGATTACAGCCGGCTCTGTCTGGCCTATCCGAAGGGTCATGATCCGGGTGCGCGGATGTTCACTGATTCTCGGGCCATTCACCGCGCGGCAATGTCGAATACACCGCTGCTACTGCACGAAGTCCTTGACACAGTGGGCATTTCGATACATGACATCGACCATGTGATCACCCATCAAACTTCTGCGCGTGCGATCCGCAAGGGCATGGCGGCGGTATCGGCCGCTTTCGGCGAGGGCCCGCGCCACGACGCGGTTATTACCGTGGATCGATACGGAAACACTGCCTCGACTACCCATACGGTGGCCTTGGTCGAAGAACTCGAGGCCGGGCACATCCTGCCGGGCGAGACGGTTGCCCTTATTGCTTTGGCGTCGGGTCTGGAGATCGGCATCGTTCTCCTCAGCCTGGACGAGGATCTGGTGAAACGCTATGGGCACAGTCATTGA
- a CDS encoding Acg family FMN-binding oxidoreductase: MTPEVIRDAVMLACHAPSLHNSQPWHWVADSGRLQLLLERRLMVQVTDRSGRELIISCGAVLDHLRVAMAAAGWDTEVSRFPDPDRPDHLATLEFSPLASISDADRQRAGAILRRRTDRLPFDAPRQWEALEQQLHKAVGGAVMLGVIPEDAREQLAEASRLTEAIRRNDPSYQSELHWWTAPFDLDHGVPPSARVSASEAGRVDVARAFPTTGYEDRRPSIDVDHSTILVLSTHDDTLSEVLRCGEALSAVLLECTIAGLATCTLTHMTEVTPARELIQQLSGQSGLPQLLIRVGSVPVGERQVPATPRRPLSDILEFRP; this comes from the coding sequence ATGACACCCGAAGTGATCCGCGACGCGGTGATGTTGGCGTGTCACGCGCCCTCACTGCACAACAGTCAGCCCTGGCATTGGGTCGCCGACAGCGGCCGACTTCAGCTGTTGCTGGAGCGCAGGCTGATGGTGCAGGTCACCGACCGCTCGGGCAGGGAACTGATTATCAGCTGTGGCGCTGTACTCGACCACCTGCGGGTGGCGATGGCCGCCGCCGGCTGGGACACCGAAGTGAGCCGGTTCCCGGATCCCGATAGACCCGATCATCTGGCAACGCTCGAGTTCAGTCCGCTGGCCTCGATCAGCGATGCCGACCGGCAGCGGGCCGGAGCAATCCTCCGCCGTCGCACAGACCGGTTGCCGTTCGACGCGCCGCGTCAGTGGGAGGCGCTGGAACAGCAGCTACACAAAGCAGTTGGCGGCGCGGTCATGCTCGGTGTGATACCCGAGGATGCGCGTGAACAACTGGCGGAGGCTTCCCGGCTCACCGAAGCAATTCGTCGCAACGACCCGTCGTACCAATCGGAATTACATTGGTGGACAGCGCCGTTCGACCTAGACCACGGCGTTCCGCCGAGTGCACGGGTGTCTGCGTCGGAGGCCGGCCGCGTTGACGTGGCACGAGCCTTCCCGACAACCGGGTATGAAGACCGGCGCCCGTCGATCGACGTCGACCACTCCACAATCCTGGTTCTGTCCACGCACGACGACACGCTTTCAGAGGTTTTGCGGTGTGGCGAGGCGCTATCCGCGGTGTTGCTCGAGTGCACAATCGCCGGGTTGGCGACGTGCACGCTAACCCACATGACGGAAGTGACCCCGGCTCGAGAGCTGATCCAGCAGCTCAGCGGGCAATCCGGGCTGCCGCAGCTGTTGATCCGGGTGGGCAGCGTGCCGGTCGGCGAGCGACAGGTACCCGCCACACCCCGCCGTCCGCTCAGCGACATCTTGGAGTTCCGGCCGTAG
- the fdxA gene encoding ferredoxin, which yields MTYVIGSACVDVMDKSCVQECPVDCIYEGARSMYINPDECVDCGACKLICRMEAIYYETDLPKDQQQHLADNAAFFNQTLPGREGPLGAPGGATNLGPVSIDTPLVAALPRRRSREC from the coding sequence ATGACCTATGTGATTGGCAGTGCATGCGTTGACGTGATGGACAAGTCTTGTGTGCAGGAATGCCCGGTGGATTGCATCTACGAAGGTGCGCGTTCGATGTACATCAACCCCGACGAGTGCGTGGATTGCGGCGCCTGCAAGTTGATTTGCCGTATGGAGGCGATCTATTACGAAACCGATCTGCCGAAAGACCAGCAACAGCATCTTGCCGACAATGCAGCATTCTTCAACCAGACGTTGCCGGGTCGTGAGGGCCCCCTCGGCGCGCCCGGTGGCGCGACCAACCTTGGCCCAGTGAGCATCGACACGCCGTTGGTCGCCGCGCTACCGCGACGCCGTTCGAGAGAGTGCTAA
- a CDS encoding universal stress protein codes for MPEIAKKYGILVGVDGSAESDAAIRWAARDAVMRDAPITLMHVIEPVPDWPTPDRQAEIAEAWEQNARDVIEHARKTAQAAVSPSDCPQVDTEVVHSPVVPMLIGASRRAQMIVVGSRGMGALGRFLLGSVSTGLLHHAHCPVAIIHADEGLSDDNAPVLVGIDGSPASEGAIGLAFDEASRRRVHLVALHAWSDVGVFPILGMDWRGYETQGAEVLAERLAGWQEQYPDVRVERRLVCDKPAHWLIEESAHAQLVVVGSRGRGGFPGMLLGSVSSALAQSAQAPLIVVRPG; via the coding sequence ATGCCCGAGATAGCAAAGAAATACGGAATCCTGGTCGGCGTTGATGGGTCGGCGGAGTCGGATGCCGCCATCCGCTGGGCCGCCCGTGATGCAGTGATGCGTGACGCGCCGATCACCCTGATGCATGTCATCGAGCCAGTCCCAGACTGGCCCACGCCTGACAGGCAAGCGGAGATCGCAGAGGCATGGGAGCAGAACGCTCGCGACGTCATCGAACATGCACGCAAGACCGCCCAGGCCGCCGTCAGTCCATCCGATTGTCCCCAAGTAGACACCGAGGTGGTCCATTCGCCTGTCGTGCCCATGCTCATCGGCGCTTCCCGTCGGGCGCAGATGATCGTGGTGGGTAGCCGGGGGATGGGTGCGCTCGGCCGCTTCCTGCTCGGGTCAGTCAGCACCGGTCTCTTGCACCATGCTCACTGTCCGGTCGCAATCATCCACGCCGATGAAGGCCTCAGCGACGACAACGCGCCGGTTTTGGTGGGCATAGATGGGTCGCCGGCCTCCGAGGGGGCAATCGGGCTGGCTTTCGACGAAGCGTCGCGTCGTCGGGTGCATCTTGTGGCATTGCATGCCTGGAGCGATGTAGGGGTGTTCCCGATCCTCGGGATGGATTGGCGGGGTTATGAAACACAAGGTGCCGAAGTCTTAGCCGAACGCCTGGCTGGTTGGCAAGAACAATATCCCGATGTGCGGGTGGAGCGACGGCTGGTGTGCGACAAGCCGGCCCACTGGCTGATCGAGGAATCCGCACACGCTCAACTTGTGGTGGTCGGTAGCCGCGGTCGCGGCGGATTCCCCGGCATGCTGTTAGGCTCGGTCAGCTCAGCTCTCGCGCAGTCCGCACAAGCTCCGCTGATCGTTGTCCGGCCAGGGTGA
- a CDS encoding DUF302 domain-containing protein produces the protein MPLGLSTTLHTSFDAAVERTTRVLADQGFGVLTRIDVKATLKEKLGENMEDYLILGACNPSLAHRALDVDRQIGQLLPCNVVVRADAANGGDAVIVEAMDPQIMVQVVDQPALREIADQAAAKLRAAISALEKTAQTRQA, from the coding sequence ATGCCATTAGGGCTAAGCACCACGCTGCACACGTCGTTCGACGCCGCTGTCGAGCGCACCACCCGGGTTCTGGCCGACCAGGGTTTCGGCGTCCTGACCCGGATCGATGTCAAAGCCACGCTCAAAGAAAAGCTCGGCGAGAACATGGAGGACTATCTGATCCTCGGTGCCTGCAATCCGTCGCTGGCCCACCGCGCCCTCGATGTGGACCGGCAGATTGGCCAGCTGTTGCCGTGCAATGTGGTAGTGCGGGCCGATGCTGCAAACGGCGGCGACGCCGTCATCGTCGAGGCGATGGACCCGCAAATCATGGTCCAGGTGGTCGACCAGCCAGCTCTGCGGGAAATCGCGGACCAAGCCGCCGCCAAACTGCGCGCAGCGATCAGCGCACTGGAAAAAACTGCTCAGACACGACAGGCGTGA
- a CDS encoding carboxymuconolactone decarboxylase family protein — protein MSEHSHYHDLLNDLNPQHRALRQMIPEVYRGFAEMSSGALTSGALDRKVKELIALAIGVVAGCDGCIASHSQGAARAGASKQEAAEAIGVSILMHGGPATIYGARAYDAFCEFADAGANATSGSAH, from the coding sequence ATGAGTGAACACAGCCACTACCACGATTTGCTCAACGACCTCAACCCTCAGCACCGTGCTTTGAGACAGATGATCCCCGAGGTCTACCGGGGGTTTGCCGAAATGAGTAGTGGTGCGCTGACATCGGGTGCGCTGGACAGGAAAGTCAAAGAACTCATCGCGCTCGCCATCGGCGTCGTCGCCGGATGCGATGGCTGCATCGCCTCACACAGTCAGGGTGCCGCGCGCGCCGGGGCCTCCAAGCAGGAAGCTGCCGAAGCCATCGGCGTCAGCATCCTCATGCACGGCGGGCCGGCGACCATCTACGGTGCCCGCGCCTACGACGCATTCTGCGAATTCGCCGACGCGGGCGCCAACGCCACGTCTGGATCGGCCCACTAG
- a CDS encoding disulfide bond formation protein DsbA, translated as MSIDLYVDPICPFAWVTSRWLLNAASATGRSVALRQMSLAVLNDGREVAPPQRAKLEWSRRVGRVCAAATDQGGSSTFGNLYEALGARMHHGDGNWADAMVKEALAATSCSSALVDALDDPAWDDAVKAAHQRSQDALGGSGGSPIIAVDGRGFFGPVLTALPARDAGIALLDAVVTAASTPEFAVLQRPHQGPPSTAGAERR; from the coding sequence ATGTCGATCGATCTCTATGTCGACCCGATATGCCCATTTGCCTGGGTGACATCGCGTTGGTTACTAAATGCGGCTAGCGCCACCGGCCGCAGTGTCGCACTTCGGCAGATGAGTTTGGCGGTGCTTAACGACGGTCGCGAGGTTGCACCCCCGCAGCGTGCCAAACTCGAGTGGTCCCGTCGCGTCGGCCGGGTATGCGCGGCCGCGACAGACCAAGGCGGGTCCAGCACATTCGGCAACCTCTATGAAGCGTTGGGTGCCCGCATGCACCATGGCGACGGGAACTGGGCCGACGCGATGGTCAAGGAGGCGCTGGCGGCGACGAGTTGCAGCTCAGCGCTGGTCGACGCCCTCGACGACCCCGCGTGGGATGACGCCGTGAAAGCGGCTCATCAACGCAGCCAGGACGCGCTCGGCGGCAGTGGCGGCAGTCCGATCATCGCCGTGGACGGCAGGGGATTCTTCGGCCCGGTGCTCACGGCGCTGCCCGCTCGAGACGCCGGGATCGCGCTGCTCGACGCGGTAGTGACGGCGGCGTCCACGCCCGAATTCGCCGTACTGCAACGACCCCACCAGGGACCACCGTCGACGGCTGGTGCGGAGCGTCGCTGA
- a CDS encoding MmpS family transport accessory protein, translated as MLKFVKRVWVPLLVVVAVVLGGVAVVQLRRVFGSEKIFSATESSAKPLTPSHVKRVTYEVYGPSDTTGTVSYLNKDAQPEQANFTSLPWIYTLSTTIPAVIANVVAQGNSDNIRCRITVNGEVKDEQSSAGRHAQTSCLVKAA; from the coding sequence ATGCTCAAATTTGTGAAGCGAGTTTGGGTACCGCTGCTTGTCGTGGTGGCGGTTGTCCTCGGTGGTGTGGCCGTCGTGCAGCTTCGCCGCGTTTTCGGCTCCGAGAAGATCTTTTCGGCGACCGAAAGCAGCGCGAAACCGCTCACGCCTTCCCATGTCAAGCGGGTGACGTATGAGGTTTACGGGCCGAGCGACACAACGGGAACCGTGAGCTACTTGAACAAGGATGCCCAACCGGAGCAGGCGAACTTCACGAGCCTGCCCTGGATTTACACGCTGTCGACGACAATACCGGCGGTGATCGCCAACGTCGTCGCACAGGGCAACAGTGACAACATCAGGTGCCGCATCACGGTGAATGGTGAAGTCAAAGATGAGCAGTCCTCGGCCGGGCGCCATGCCCAGACATCCTGCCTGGTAAAAGCCGCATGA
- a CDS encoding RND family transporter translates to MSGSETPRPRFMRAVRAFAVPIIGTWLLLTVAVNVLVPPIESVARNHAVTASPKDAPAEIAARRIGATFHESDSDSIAMIVLESDKELGEQAHRFYDGLVQKLQADPKHVQHVHNVWGDPLTAAGVQSRDGKAAYVQLNLAGNQGSTLGNESVKAVRDIVDGSAPPKGLKVYVTGPAPLTTDMNEAADKSMFKMMGVTGLVIMIMLLITYRSISTVLLILVMVGFEMGTARGLVAILGNNDLLKFSTFVVAMLSSLAIAAGTDYAIFLVGRYHEARQAGEDRETAYYTMFRGTYHVILGSGLTIAGATFCLYLARLSYFKMLGIPSALGLLVVIAGALTVAPAVVTVASRFGLLEPKRLTKTRGWRRIGTAAVRWPAPVFAAALALAIVGILIMPSMKISYNDRFYIPKRLPSTVGYEAAERHFSAATMNPDILMIESDHDMRNTGDMIILDRLSKDIFRAPGIAMVQSITRPLGGPIEHTSIPFQISAQSIPIRENLQFMTDRAADMLKMSDDLAATIGSMEHLYNLMGQMSNTTHHMLGNMNDMQATLDEMRGHLADFDDFARPFRSYLYWEPHCYDIPACWASRSVFEAIDGVDKFSDNMRALLKDVGNIDAVLSQMRQQFPPIIAVAKSMRGSLLTMHSSFSGLITQMSRMTDTASAMGEAFDASKSGDYFYLPPEAFDNPDFQRGLKLFLSPDGKAARFIITHDTDPATPAGISAVMPELTAAHQAVKGTALTDARFYLTGTAAIYRDIQAGSQFDLLIVGIAALTLIFVVMVTITRALVASLAIVGTVLISLGAAFGLSVLVWQYIFGLDLNWIAPVFGLIILLAVGSDYNLLLVSRFQEEISAGLKTGIIRSVGETGQVVTAAGLVFAFTMMSMVASDLRSIGQAGSTIGLGLLFDTLLVRSLMTPSIAALLGRWFWWPQRVRPRPASQMLRPLGPRWLVRSLLLPQNANAVTTKPQKPTNSGDPK, encoded by the coding sequence ATGAGCGGCAGCGAGACCCCGCGTCCACGGTTCATGCGAGCGGTCCGCGCGTTCGCGGTGCCAATCATAGGCACATGGCTGCTCTTAACGGTCGCCGTGAACGTGCTTGTGCCCCCGATCGAATCGGTCGCGAGAAACCATGCGGTGACCGCGTCTCCGAAGGATGCCCCCGCAGAGATAGCCGCGCGGCGCATCGGTGCGACGTTTCACGAGTCGGATTCCGACAGCATCGCGATGATTGTCCTGGAAAGCGACAAAGAACTCGGCGAGCAGGCGCACCGCTTCTATGACGGCCTGGTGCAAAAGCTGCAGGCCGACCCCAAACACGTGCAGCACGTCCACAACGTGTGGGGAGATCCACTCACTGCCGCCGGCGTCCAGAGCCGGGACGGCAAAGCCGCTTATGTCCAACTCAATCTAGCCGGCAACCAGGGCAGCACCCTGGGTAACGAGTCCGTCAAAGCGGTCCGCGACATCGTCGATGGTTCAGCGCCGCCTAAAGGACTCAAGGTCTACGTCACCGGCCCTGCACCGCTGACAACGGACATGAACGAGGCGGCCGACAAGAGCATGTTCAAAATGATGGGTGTAACCGGCCTGGTCATCATGATCATGCTGTTAATCACCTACCGCTCCATCAGCACGGTGCTGCTCATTCTGGTCATGGTCGGGTTCGAGATGGGCACGGCCAGAGGGCTTGTCGCGATTCTCGGAAACAACGACCTATTGAAGTTTTCGACGTTCGTCGTCGCGATGCTCTCGTCGCTTGCCATTGCGGCGGGAACGGACTACGCGATATTCCTGGTCGGGCGTTACCACGAGGCACGCCAAGCTGGCGAAGACCGGGAAACGGCCTACTACACCATGTTTCGCGGCACCTATCACGTGATCTTGGGCTCGGGGCTGACGATCGCCGGAGCGACCTTCTGTCTGTACCTGGCGCGACTGTCATATTTCAAAATGCTGGGTATTCCGTCCGCGCTGGGGCTGCTCGTCGTTATCGCGGGAGCACTCACCGTGGCACCGGCCGTGGTCACCGTGGCCAGCCGATTCGGACTGCTGGAACCGAAGCGGCTGACCAAGACTCGCGGCTGGCGGCGCATCGGCACCGCAGCCGTGCGCTGGCCGGCTCCGGTGTTTGCAGCCGCGTTAGCCCTCGCCATCGTCGGGATCCTCATCATGCCGAGCATGAAGATCAGCTACAACGATCGGTTTTACATCCCCAAGCGTCTGCCCTCGACTGTCGGATATGAGGCTGCCGAGCGCCATTTCAGCGCCGCCACAATGAACCCCGACATTCTCATGATCGAAAGCGATCACGACATGCGAAACACCGGCGACATGATCATCTTGGACAGGCTTTCCAAGGATATCTTTCGTGCACCCGGAATCGCGATGGTGCAAAGCATCACCCGGCCGTTGGGCGGGCCGATCGAGCACACGTCAATACCGTTCCAAATCAGTGCTCAATCGATCCCGATACGAGAAAACCTGCAATTCATGACAGACCGGGCTGCCGACATGCTCAAGATGAGCGACGATCTCGCCGCCACGATCGGGTCGATGGAGCACCTGTACAACCTTATGGGCCAGATGAGCAATACGACTCACCACATGCTCGGCAACATGAACGACATGCAGGCCACGCTTGACGAGATGCGGGGCCATCTGGCCGATTTCGACGATTTCGCGCGGCCATTCCGCAGCTATCTTTACTGGGAGCCGCACTGCTATGACATTCCCGCCTGCTGGGCGTCGCGGTCGGTGTTCGAGGCAATCGACGGCGTCGACAAGTTCAGCGACAACATGAGGGCGCTTCTTAAGGACGTGGGCAACATCGACGCGGTACTGTCGCAGATGCGCCAACAGTTCCCGCCGATTATCGCCGTCGCCAAATCCATGCGCGGAAGCCTGCTGACCATGCACAGCAGCTTCTCAGGGCTCATCACCCAAATGTCACGTATGACAGATACCGCCAGCGCGATGGGTGAGGCCTTCGACGCCTCCAAGAGCGGCGACTACTTCTACCTGCCCCCGGAAGCGTTCGACAATCCCGACTTCCAGCGCGGGCTGAAACTGTTTCTGTCGCCGGACGGCAAGGCCGCGCGCTTCATCATCACCCACGACACCGACCCGGCAACGCCGGCGGGTATTTCCGCAGTCATGCCGGAACTGACCGCCGCGCATCAGGCGGTGAAGGGAACAGCCCTCACCGACGCCAGGTTCTACCTCACCGGGACGGCGGCGATATACCGCGATATCCAGGCGGGCTCGCAGTTCGACCTGCTCATCGTCGGAATAGCAGCACTGACCCTGATCTTCGTCGTCATGGTGACGATCACCCGGGCGCTGGTTGCCTCCCTGGCGATCGTCGGTACAGTGCTGATCTCGCTGGGTGCCGCCTTCGGCCTCTCGGTGCTGGTTTGGCAATACATCTTTGGGCTGGACCTGAACTGGATCGCCCCGGTGTTCGGATTGATCATCCTTCTCGCTGTCGGATCCGACTACAACCTGCTGCTCGTCTCACGGTTCCAGGAGGAAATAAGCGCGGGACTCAAGACCGGCATCATCCGCTCCGTGGGCGAAACAGGTCAGGTGGTCACCGCGGCGGGTCTGGTCTTCGCCTTCACCATGATGTCTATGGTCGCCAGCGACCTGCGCTCCATCGGCCAGGCCGGCAGCACGATTGGCCTCGGCTTGCTGTTCGACACCCTGCTCGTGCGCTCGCTGATGACGCCCTCGATCGCGGCGCTGCTCGGGCGCTGGTTCTGGTGGCCGCAACGAGTGCGGCCGCGCCCGGCCAGTCAAATGCTCCGCCCCCTTGGGCCGCGTTGGCTAGTTCGTTCTCTGCTGCTGCCCCAGAATGCGAACGCGGTGACGACCAAGCCGCAAAAGCCTACCAATTCGGGCGATCCAAAGTAG
- a CDS encoding tyrosine-type recombinase/integrase yields the protein MDLVNDYLSYLADRAYSPRTVRAYAFDLLAFARWLAAERLGVNEVTTEVLLRFLAFCRSALPPVRPGGNVYSIRDGRNVGYAPTTINRRLAAISGLYSYRQMRDGSADNPVPRGGPARRAAGEASGLLAHLRKPKQRSRLRVREPRRLPRGLDRKETTALVGSLRTDRDRAIAGLMLFCGLRSAEVLGLRVRDIDIGGWVRVIGKGDKERRVPLDPDVAALIQTYLFAERPESDCDTLFLVARAPTGASR from the coding sequence ATGGATCTGGTCAACGACTACCTGAGCTATCTGGCCGATCGCGCTTACTCGCCGCGCACGGTGCGCGCCTACGCGTTCGACCTGCTGGCGTTCGCGCGGTGGCTGGCCGCCGAGCGCCTTGGGGTCAACGAGGTCACCACGGAGGTGTTGCTGCGGTTCTTGGCGTTCTGCCGGTCGGCGTTGCCGCCGGTCCGGCCGGGCGGCAACGTGTACTCGATCCGCGATGGCCGCAACGTCGGCTACGCGCCGACGACGATCAACCGGCGGCTCGCCGCGATCTCGGGGTTGTATTCCTATCGGCAGATGCGGGATGGATCGGCGGACAACCCGGTACCGCGCGGGGGTCCGGCACGCCGCGCAGCCGGGGAGGCTAGCGGTCTGCTGGCTCACCTGCGAAAGCCAAAGCAGCGCTCGCGGTTACGGGTGCGGGAGCCTCGGCGGTTGCCGCGCGGCCTGGACCGCAAGGAGACGACGGCGCTGGTGGGCAGCCTGCGCACCGACCGGGATCGCGCGATCGCGGGGTTGATGCTGTTCTGCGGGTTGCGCTCGGCCGAGGTGCTGGGTCTTCGGGTCCGCGATATCGACATCGGCGGCTGGGTACGGGTCATCGGCAAGGGCGACAAGGAGCGCCGAGTTCCGTTGGATCCAGACGTGGCCGCGCTGATCCAGACCTACCTGTTCGCCGAGCGGCCCGAATCAGATTGCGACACATTGTTTCTGGTCGCAAGGGCCCCAACCGGGGCGAGCCGCTGA
- a CDS encoding tyrosine-type recombinase/integrase codes for MRTIFRYHRAKAGVPAGHPHALRHSFGTALAEAGVDLSVLQALMGHDHVDSSAAYIHLSPTHVRAAYDAARDRQRSH; via the coding sequence TTGCGCACGATCTTTCGCTACCACCGGGCGAAGGCCGGGGTGCCTGCCGGGCATCCGCATGCGCTGCGGCACTCGTTTGGCACCGCGCTGGCCGAGGCGGGAGTTGACCTATCGGTACTACAGGCGCTGATGGGCCACGACCACGTCGACTCCTCGGCCGCCTACATTCACCTGTCCCCGACGCATGTGCGTGCCGCCTACGATGCCGCCCGTGATCGCCAGCGCTCCCACTGA